From Montipora foliosa isolate CH-2021 chromosome 6, ASM3666993v2, whole genome shotgun sequence, a single genomic window includes:
- the LOC138006657 gene encoding syntaxin-18-like isoform X1, which yields MDRTALFKATVKTVRTKNKAQGVNESPRDILNSNKRRSEFGTKAKEVLINITKLRDFLLEHQRDYISPFSHLNLEVSSMTDSERDQIDQDAETYMRTCSVAINSLKGEALQQKRSDQVMTHREAVLGMLGLYLKVVCKLYSEQRAIRVKRAVDKKRISRLQPDQNRVKNQAALDSSLVNLTDDVSKNANKQINPGLDLALPTSEDDELTPEEVQMFEMENKRLFTEMNSLVDEVRQIEGKVVEISQLQEVFSEKVLHQSAQIDKIHETAIGTTENVQGGNEQIREAIKNNASFRVWILFFLVMCSLSLLFLDWYS from the exons ATGGATAGAACAGCTCTGTTTAAAGCAACTGTGAAAACTGTTCGAACCAAAAATAAGGCTCAAGGTGTCAACGAATCACCTAGAGACATTTTGAACTCAAACAAACGGAGGAGTGAGTTTGGAACAAAGGCGAAAGAAGTG CTTATCAACATCACTAAACTGAGGGACTTTTTGTTGGAACATCAAAGAGACTACATTAGTCCATTCAG CCATTTAAACTTGGAGGTGTCCAGCATGACAGACAGTGAACGAGATCAAATAGATCAAGATGCAGAAACATACATGAGAACTTGTTCAGTAGCTATAAATTCTCTCAAAGGTGAAG CTTTGCAGCAGAAGAGAAGTGATCAAGTGATGACTCACAGGGAGGCTGTTTTGGGAATGTTGGGACTGTATTTGAAAG TGGTCTGCAAATTGTACAGTGAACAGAGAGCCATCAGGGTCAAGAGAGCAGTGGACAAGAAGCGCAT ctCTAGACTTCAACCTGATCAAAACAGGGTAAAGAACCAAGCAGCATTGGATTCTTCCTTAGTAAATTTGACAGACGATGTGTCGAAAAATGCGAACAAGCAGATAAATCCAGGGCTGGATTTGGCTCTACCCACAAGTGAAGATGATGAACTGACGCCCGAAGAAGTACAGATG tttgaaatggaaaacaaaagGCTCTTCACAGAGATGAACAGTTTAGTGGATGAAGTGAG ACAGATAGAGGGAAAAGTGGTAGAGATATCTCAGCTGCAAGAAGTATTTTCTGAAAAAGTCTTACATCAG TCAGCCCAGATTGATAAAATACATGAAACAGCAATTGGTACAACGGAAAACGTTCAAGGAGGAAATGAACAAATTAGGGAG GCTATCAAGAATAATGCTAGTTTCAGAGTGTGGATCCTGTTCTTTCTTGTAATGTGCTCGCTGTCTTTGCTGTTTCTGGATTGGTACAGCTGA
- the LOC138006657 gene encoding syntaxin-18-like isoform X3, producing the protein MDRTALFKATVKTVRTKNKAQGVNESPRDILNSNKRRSEFGTKAKEVLINITKLRDFLLEHQRDYISPFSHLNLEVSSMTDSERDQIDQDAETYMRTCSVAINSLKGEALQQKRSDQVMTHREAVLGMLGLYLKVVCKLYSEQRAIRVKRAVDKKRISRLQPDQNRVKNQAALDSSLVNLTDDVSKNANKQINPGLDLALPTSEDDELTPEEVQMFEMENKRLFTEMNSLVDEVSQPRLIKYMKQQLVQRKTFKEEMNKLGRLSRIMLVSECGSCSFL; encoded by the exons ATGGATAGAACAGCTCTGTTTAAAGCAACTGTGAAAACTGTTCGAACCAAAAATAAGGCTCAAGGTGTCAACGAATCACCTAGAGACATTTTGAACTCAAACAAACGGAGGAGTGAGTTTGGAACAAAGGCGAAAGAAGTG CTTATCAACATCACTAAACTGAGGGACTTTTTGTTGGAACATCAAAGAGACTACATTAGTCCATTCAG CCATTTAAACTTGGAGGTGTCCAGCATGACAGACAGTGAACGAGATCAAATAGATCAAGATGCAGAAACATACATGAGAACTTGTTCAGTAGCTATAAATTCTCTCAAAGGTGAAG CTTTGCAGCAGAAGAGAAGTGATCAAGTGATGACTCACAGGGAGGCTGTTTTGGGAATGTTGGGACTGTATTTGAAAG TGGTCTGCAAATTGTACAGTGAACAGAGAGCCATCAGGGTCAAGAGAGCAGTGGACAAGAAGCGCAT ctCTAGACTTCAACCTGATCAAAACAGGGTAAAGAACCAAGCAGCATTGGATTCTTCCTTAGTAAATTTGACAGACGATGTGTCGAAAAATGCGAACAAGCAGATAAATCCAGGGCTGGATTTGGCTCTACCCACAAGTGAAGATGATGAACTGACGCCCGAAGAAGTACAGATG tttgaaatggaaaacaaaagGCTCTTCACAGAGATGAACAGTTTAGTGGATGAAGTGAG TCAGCCCAGATTGATAAAATACATGAAACAGCAATTGGTACAACGGAAAACGTTCAAGGAGGAAATGAACAAATTAGGGAG GCTATCAAGAATAATGCTAGTTTCAGAGTGTGGATCCTGTTCTTTCTTGTAA
- the LOC138006657 gene encoding syntaxin-18-like isoform X2 — translation MDRTALFKATVKTVRTKNKAQGVNESPRDILNSNKRRSEFGTKAKEVLINITKLRDFLLEHQRDYISPFSHLNLEVSSMTDSERDQIDQDAETYMRTCSVAINSLKALQQKRSDQVMTHREAVLGMLGLYLKVVCKLYSEQRAIRVKRAVDKKRISRLQPDQNRVKNQAALDSSLVNLTDDVSKNANKQINPGLDLALPTSEDDELTPEEVQMFEMENKRLFTEMNSLVDEVRQIEGKVVEISQLQEVFSEKVLHQSAQIDKIHETAIGTTENVQGGNEQIREAIKNNASFRVWILFFLVMCSLSLLFLDWYS, via the exons ATGGATAGAACAGCTCTGTTTAAAGCAACTGTGAAAACTGTTCGAACCAAAAATAAGGCTCAAGGTGTCAACGAATCACCTAGAGACATTTTGAACTCAAACAAACGGAGGAGTGAGTTTGGAACAAAGGCGAAAGAAGTG CTTATCAACATCACTAAACTGAGGGACTTTTTGTTGGAACATCAAAGAGACTACATTAGTCCATTCAG CCATTTAAACTTGGAGGTGTCCAGCATGACAGACAGTGAACGAGATCAAATAGATCAAGATGCAGAAACATACATGAGAACTTGTTCAGTAGCTATAAATTCTCTCAAAG CTTTGCAGCAGAAGAGAAGTGATCAAGTGATGACTCACAGGGAGGCTGTTTTGGGAATGTTGGGACTGTATTTGAAAG TGGTCTGCAAATTGTACAGTGAACAGAGAGCCATCAGGGTCAAGAGAGCAGTGGACAAGAAGCGCAT ctCTAGACTTCAACCTGATCAAAACAGGGTAAAGAACCAAGCAGCATTGGATTCTTCCTTAGTAAATTTGACAGACGATGTGTCGAAAAATGCGAACAAGCAGATAAATCCAGGGCTGGATTTGGCTCTACCCACAAGTGAAGATGATGAACTGACGCCCGAAGAAGTACAGATG tttgaaatggaaaacaaaagGCTCTTCACAGAGATGAACAGTTTAGTGGATGAAGTGAG ACAGATAGAGGGAAAAGTGGTAGAGATATCTCAGCTGCAAGAAGTATTTTCTGAAAAAGTCTTACATCAG TCAGCCCAGATTGATAAAATACATGAAACAGCAATTGGTACAACGGAAAACGTTCAAGGAGGAAATGAACAAATTAGGGAG GCTATCAAGAATAATGCTAGTTTCAGAGTGTGGATCCTGTTCTTTCTTGTAATGTGCTCGCTGTCTTTGCTGTTTCTGGATTGGTACAGCTGA